The Thermus brockianus genome window below encodes:
- a CDS encoding PIN domain-containing protein → MPSAGPGASELVFLDANVLFSASLGGEVFEAIWLGARKGRYRLATSPYCLLEARENLARKRPQALRGLKDRLKVVRLVPEANGEAWMEGLVPEKDLPVLAAAVAAGASVLLTGDTRHFGPLMARQDLPLRVLTPGDFIRSFRPSG, encoded by the coding sequence ATGCCTTCCGCCGGGCCTGGGGCCTCTGAGTTGGTCTTTTTGGACGCCAACGTCCTTTTCTCGGCAAGCCTCGGGGGGGAGGTGTTTGAGGCGATCTGGCTGGGGGCCAGGAAGGGAAGGTACCGGCTGGCCACAAGCCCCTACTGCTTGCTGGAGGCCCGGGAAAACCTCGCGCGCAAACGACCCCAAGCCCTTAGAGGGCTCAAGGACCGGCTCAAGGTGGTGCGCTTGGTGCCGGAAGCCAATGGGGAAGCTTGGATGGAGGGCCTGGTGCCCGAAAAAGACCTTCCCGTCCTCGCCGCCGCCGTGGCCGCAGGGGCTTCTGTTCTCCTCACCGGGGATACCCGCCACTTCGGTCCCTTGATGGCCCGCCAGGATCTCCCCCTAAGGGTCCTCACCCCCGGCGACTTCATCCGGAGCTTCCGCCCCTCAGGTTAA
- a CDS encoding AbrB/MazE/SpoVT family DNA-binding domain-containing protein — MKALTSLSKRGQITLPAEVRRALGLKPGDTLVVRVEAGRVVLEPAVVLPVELYTEERIREFAENAQATPEELDAFRRAWGL, encoded by the coding sequence ATGAAGGCGCTTACCTCCCTCTCCAAACGGGGCCAGATCACCCTCCCTGCGGAGGTACGCCGGGCCTTGGGCTTGAAGCCGGGGGACACCTTGGTGGTCCGGGTGGAAGCGGGCCGGGTTGTCTTGGAGCCTGCGGTGGTGTTGCCCGTGGAGCTCTACACGGAGGAGCGCATCCGGGAGTTCGCCGAAAACGCCCAGGCTACCCCGGAGGAGCTGGATGCCTTCCGCCGGGCCTGGGGCCTCTGA
- a CDS encoding 23S rRNA (pseudouridine(1915)-N(3))-methyltransferase RlmH, producing the protein MRLRVVAVGKPRLAYARLGVEEYAKRIGRYAPLEVLFVKGEEDLLAKAEGHRKVVLDEKGKLLTTEGFLRLLQGWEGERVAFLLGGAEGHSEAVRKAGDLLLSLSPLTLQHELALLVLMEQLYRVLTLRAGHPYHRP; encoded by the coding sequence GTGCGCTTGCGGGTGGTGGCGGTGGGCAAGCCCAGGCTCGCCTATGCCCGGCTTGGGGTGGAGGAGTACGCTAAGCGGATTGGCCGGTATGCCCCCCTCGAGGTCCTCTTCGTCAAGGGCGAGGAGGACCTTCTCGCCAAGGCGGAGGGGCACCGCAAGGTGGTTCTGGACGAGAAGGGGAAGCTCCTCACCACGGAGGGCTTCCTAAGGCTTTTGCAGGGTTGGGAAGGGGAAAGGGTGGCCTTCCTTCTGGGCGGGGCCGAGGGGCATAGCGAGGCGGTGCGCAAGGCGGGGGACCTCCTCCTATCCCTTTCCCCCCTTACCCTCCAGCACGAGCTCGCCCTTTTGGTCCTGATGGAGCAGCTTTATAGGGTCCTCACCCTGAGGGCGGGCCACCCCTACCACCGGCCATGA
- a CDS encoding alpha-ketoacid dehydrogenase subunit beta, which yields MALMTMVQALNRALDEEMAKDPRVVVLGEDVGKRGGVFLVTEGLLQKYGPDRVMDTPLSEAAIVGAALGMAAHGLRPVAEIQFADYIFPGFDQLVSQVAKLRYRSGGQFTAPLVIRMPSGGGVKGGHHHSQSPEAHFVHTAGLKVVAVSTPYDAKGLLKAAIRDEDPVVFLEPKRLYRSVKEEVPEEDYTLPIGKAALRREGKDLTLIGYGTVMPEVLQAAEELAKAGVSAEVLDLRALMPWDYEAVMNSVAKTGRVVLVSDAPRHASFVSEVAATIAEDILDMLLAPPIRVTGFDTPYPYAQDKLYLPTVTRILNAAKRALDY from the coding sequence ATGGCCCTCATGACCATGGTACAGGCCCTGAACCGGGCCCTGGACGAGGAAATGGCCAAGGACCCCCGGGTGGTGGTCCTGGGGGAGGACGTGGGGAAAAGGGGCGGGGTCTTTTTGGTCACGGAAGGGCTTTTGCAGAAATACGGCCCCGACCGGGTCATGGACACCCCCCTTTCCGAGGCGGCCATCGTGGGAGCCGCCTTGGGTATGGCCGCCCACGGCCTAAGGCCCGTGGCGGAGATCCAGTTCGCCGACTACATCTTCCCCGGCTTTGACCAGCTGGTGAGCCAGGTGGCCAAGCTCCGCTACCGCTCCGGGGGGCAGTTCACCGCTCCCCTGGTGATCCGCATGCCCTCTGGGGGCGGGGTGAAGGGCGGGCACCACCACTCCCAAAGCCCCGAGGCCCACTTCGTCCACACCGCCGGGCTCAAGGTGGTGGCCGTCTCCACCCCCTATGACGCCAAGGGCCTCCTCAAGGCCGCCATCCGCGACGAGGACCCCGTGGTCTTCCTGGAGCCCAAGAGGCTCTACCGCTCGGTGAAGGAGGAGGTGCCCGAGGAGGACTACACCCTCCCCATCGGGAAAGCGGCCCTAAGGCGCGAGGGGAAGGACCTCACCCTCATCGGCTACGGCACCGTGATGCCCGAGGTGCTGCAGGCGGCGGAAGAGCTCGCCAAGGCGGGGGTTTCCGCCGAGGTGTTGGACCTCCGTGCCCTCATGCCCTGGGACTACGAGGCGGTGATGAACTCCGTGGCCAAGACGGGGAGGGTGGTCCTGGTCTCCGACGCGCCCAGGCACGCCAGCTTCGTGAGCGAGGTGGCCGCCACCATCGCCGAGGACATCCTGGACATGCTCCTCGCCCCTCCCATCCGGGTCACGGGGTTTGACACCCCTTACCCCTACGCCCAGGACAAGCTCTATCTGCCCACCGTCACCCGCATCCTCAACGCCGCCAAGCGGGCGCTAGACTACTGA
- a CDS encoding AzlD domain-containing protein, whose protein sequence is MTLALLLLALGTFLLRFLPWRAEKGLRAGQAGPALVVALFLVSAFGPPPSPEWLRALLALLGTYIGARLTGNLGLAVFLGAGLYGLLGLL, encoded by the coding sequence ATGACCTTGGCCCTTCTCCTTCTGGCCCTGGGCACCTTTCTCCTCCGGTTCCTGCCCTGGCGGGCGGAAAAAGGCCTAAGGGCGGGCCAGGCGGGGCCCGCCTTGGTGGTGGCCCTCTTTCTGGTTTCCGCCTTCGGCCCGCCCCCCTCTCCCGAGTGGCTCCGCGCCCTCTTGGCCCTTCTCGGCACCTACATTGGGGCGCGCCTCACGGGAAATCTGGGCCTTGCCGTCTTCCTGGGGGCGGGGCTTTACGGGCTTCTGGGCCTTCTCTAG
- the lpdA gene encoding dihydrolipoyl dehydrogenase has protein sequence MKTYDLIVIGTGPGGYHAAIRGAQLGLKVLAVEAAEVGGVCLNVGCIPTKALLHAAETLHHLKVGEGFGLKAAPELDLKKLGAWRESVVKKLTGGVASLLKGNKVELVRGFARLTGPKEIEVNGERYGAQSLILATGSEPASLPGFPFGEDVWDSTRALRVEEGIPGRLLVIGGGAVGLELGQVYHRLGAQVTLIEYMPEILPAGDPETAALLRRALEKEGLRVRTGTKAVGYEKKKDGLHVLLEPAQGGKQEEVVVDKILVAVGRKPRTEGLGLERAGVALDAKGFVKVNARMETTVPGVYAIGDVARPPLLAHKAMKEGLVAAENAASKDSAFDYQVPSVVYTSPEWAGVGLTEEEARKAGYKVKVGKFPFSASGRALTLGGAEGMVKVVGDAETDLLLGVFIVGPQAGELIAEATLALEMAATVSDLALTVHPHPTLSESLMEAAEAFHKQAIHILNR, from the coding sequence ATGAAGACCTACGACCTCATCGTCATCGGCACGGGGCCTGGGGGCTACCACGCCGCCATCCGGGGAGCGCAGCTAGGGCTAAAGGTTTTGGCGGTGGAGGCCGCCGAGGTGGGGGGGGTGTGCCTGAACGTGGGTTGCATCCCCACCAAAGCCCTCCTCCACGCCGCCGAAACCCTGCACCACCTGAAGGTAGGGGAGGGGTTCGGCCTAAAGGCCGCCCCCGAGCTGGACCTCAAGAAGCTTGGGGCCTGGCGGGAAAGCGTGGTGAAGAAGCTCACCGGCGGGGTGGCAAGCCTCCTCAAGGGGAACAAGGTGGAGCTGGTGCGGGGCTTCGCCCGCCTCACGGGACCCAAGGAGATAGAGGTCAACGGCGAGCGCTACGGCGCCCAAAGCCTCATCCTGGCCACGGGGAGCGAGCCCGCAAGCCTCCCCGGTTTTCCCTTTGGGGAAGACGTCTGGGACTCCACCCGGGCCCTAAGGGTGGAGGAGGGTATCCCTGGGCGCCTCCTCGTCATCGGGGGCGGGGCGGTGGGGCTGGAGCTCGGCCAGGTCTACCACCGCCTGGGGGCCCAGGTGACCCTCATTGAGTACATGCCGGAAATCCTCCCCGCCGGCGACCCGGAAACGGCCGCCCTCCTCCGCCGGGCCCTGGAAAAGGAGGGCCTAAGGGTGCGCACCGGCACCAAGGCCGTGGGGTACGAGAAGAAAAAGGATGGCCTCCACGTCCTCCTGGAGCCCGCCCAAGGGGGTAAGCAGGAGGAGGTGGTGGTGGACAAGATCCTGGTGGCCGTGGGGCGCAAGCCCCGCACGGAGGGCCTGGGCCTGGAAAGGGCGGGCGTGGCCCTGGACGCCAAGGGCTTCGTCAAGGTGAACGCCCGGATGGAAACCACCGTACCCGGGGTCTACGCCATCGGGGACGTGGCCCGCCCTCCCCTCCTCGCCCACAAGGCCATGAAGGAGGGCCTGGTGGCGGCGGAAAACGCCGCCAGCAAGGACAGCGCCTTTGACTATCAGGTGCCGAGCGTGGTCTACACCTCCCCCGAGTGGGCCGGGGTAGGCCTCACCGAGGAAGAGGCCAGGAAGGCAGGCTACAAGGTGAAGGTGGGGAAGTTTCCCTTCTCCGCCAGCGGCCGGGCCCTCACCCTAGGCGGGGCCGAGGGGATGGTGAAGGTGGTGGGGGATGCCGAGACCGACCTTCTCCTCGGGGTCTTCATCGTGGGCCCCCAGGCGGGGGAGCTCATCGCCGAGGCCACCTTGGCCCTGGAGATGGCGGCCACGGTTTCCGACCTCGCCCTCACCGTCCACCCCCACCCCACCCTCTCGGAAAGCCTCATGGAGGCGGCGGAGGCCTTCCACAAGCAGGCCATCCACATCCTGAACCGCTAG
- a CDS encoding AzlC family ABC transporter permease produces the protein MKRGLRAAWPIALGYFPVAVAFGALGAQAGLSPLWIQLTSLLVFAGASQFALVGLLAQGVPPLLAALLGLLLNLRHAFYGPALRPYLRGGPLEAFFLTDEVFAVALRALPGLPPGERRGYFLGLGLGAYLSWNLGTALGVLGAQGLLAFPGLGEALSFALPALFFLLALPNLKNPVALLAGGVALGFHLLGQTAWGLFLAGVTGLLGEGFGERRRP, from the coding sequence ATGAAGCGGGGGCTACGGGCAGCTTGGCCCATCGCCTTGGGGTATTTCCCCGTGGCCGTGGCCTTCGGCGCTTTGGGGGCGCAGGCGGGGCTCAGCCCCCTTTGGATCCAGCTCACCTCTCTCCTGGTCTTCGCCGGGGCCAGCCAGTTCGCCCTGGTGGGGCTTTTGGCCCAGGGGGTCCCGCCCTTGTTGGCGGCCCTTTTGGGGCTTCTCCTCAACCTGCGCCACGCCTTCTACGGCCCCGCCCTGAGGCCCTACCTGAGGGGAGGTCCCCTAGAGGCCTTCTTTCTCACCGATGAGGTCTTCGCCGTGGCTTTGAGGGCCCTCCCGGGCCTTCCCCCAGGGGAAAGGCGGGGCTACTTCCTGGGCTTGGGCCTCGGGGCCTACCTCTCCTGGAACCTGGGCACCGCCCTCGGGGTTTTGGGGGCCCAGGGGCTCTTGGCCTTTCCGGGTTTGGGGGAGGCCCTTTCCTTCGCCCTTCCCGCCCTTTTCTTCCTCCTGGCCCTGCCCAACCTGAAGAACCCCGTGGCCCTGCTGGCGGGCGGGGTGGCCCTGGGCTTCCACCTCCTGGGCCAGACGGCCTGGGGCCTCTTCCTGGCAGGGGTCACCGGGCTCCTTGGAGAGGGATTTGGCGAAAGGAGGCGTCCATGA
- a CDS encoding phosphoadenosine phosphosulfate reductase family protein, translated as MQVSLEALAAGIGEPFGSFDLKEATDLAERALEAALAQGAEAFVLTYSGGKDSTATTVLTLEWWKRKGKPVEIHVVYADTGLEIPTLHAQALAFLEAVKRLHPGVHVHTARPRPEESFWVQIIGKGYPPPHNRFRWCTRRLKIAPMDRLVQSLPGKKAILTGVRFGESDARDQRLILSCSRGGECGQGVLFQEAKRLNALYVAPIAFWRECFVWDYLNFVAPSLGYPTEGLEAVYGGRDTRFGCWTCTVVRRDKAMARALENGHAHLLPLYEFREWLWAWTRDPRTREKRKDGKPGRLTLEARREVYRRLKEVEAKLGMEFLTSEEEALIQKLWRSGRYNGKRR; from the coding sequence ATGCAGGTTTCCCTTGAAGCGCTGGCCGCGGGGATAGGGGAACCCTTTGGGTCTTTCGACCTCAAAGAGGCCACAGACCTGGCCGAGCGCGCCCTCGAGGCCGCCCTCGCCCAGGGGGCCGAGGCCTTCGTCCTCACCTACTCGGGGGGCAAGGACTCCACCGCCACCACCGTCCTCACCCTGGAGTGGTGGAAGCGCAAGGGGAAGCCCGTGGAGATCCACGTGGTCTACGCCGACACGGGGCTGGAGATCCCCACCCTCCACGCCCAGGCCCTGGCCTTCCTGGAGGCGGTGAAGAGGCTCCACCCCGGGGTCCACGTTCACACCGCCCGCCCCCGCCCCGAGGAGAGCTTCTGGGTCCAAATCATCGGCAAGGGCTACCCCCCGCCCCACAACCGCTTCCGCTGGTGCACCCGCAGGTTGAAGATCGCCCCCATGGACCGCCTGGTCCAGAGCCTTCCCGGGAAGAAGGCCATCCTCACGGGGGTGCGCTTCGGGGAGTCGGACGCCCGGGACCAGAGGCTCATCCTCTCTTGCTCCCGGGGCGGGGAGTGCGGCCAGGGGGTGCTCTTCCAGGAGGCCAAGCGCCTGAATGCCCTCTACGTGGCCCCCATCGCCTTCTGGCGGGAGTGCTTCGTGTGGGACTACCTGAACTTCGTGGCCCCCTCCCTGGGCTACCCCACGGAGGGCCTGGAGGCGGTCTACGGGGGCCGGGACACCCGCTTCGGGTGCTGGACCTGCACCGTGGTGCGGCGGGACAAGGCCATGGCGCGGGCCCTGGAGAACGGCCACGCCCACCTCCTCCCCCTCTACGAGTTCCGGGAGTGGCTTTGGGCGTGGACCCGGGATCCCCGGACCCGGGAGAAGCGGAAGGACGGCAAGCCCGGGAGGCTCACCCTGGAGGCCAGGCGGGAGGTGTACCGGAGGTTGAAGGAGGTGGAGGCGAAGCTCGGGATGGAGTTCCTCACTTCCGAGGAGGAGGCGCTCATTCAGAAGCTGTGGCGTTCCGGGAGGTACAATGGAAAACGCAGGTGA
- a CDS encoding dihydrolipoamide acetyltransferase family protein, with translation MPKEILMPELAESVVEGEILKWLVEEGDYLKKDQPFVEVMTDKVTVELPSPYEGVLLKKLAKEGEVVKVHAPIALIAEPGERTAKEPPPVQAAEERSIVEPGLPPKEEKEDLSLFKPDTTQVAVKNPFLESQREEAPTPGPRGRVLAVPAARKLARELGIPIEEVPGSGPLGRVRVEDVRAYAERRKVPAPAPQEAAPGEAPSPTPFPPPPRYTPPKGYEHLEERVPLRGVRRAIAQGLWQSHLYTVRTLNVDEADLTELVALRERLKPEAEAQGVKLTYLPFIVKAVVRALKKYPMLNASLDEERQEIVYKRYYHIGLAVATERGLIVPVVRDADRKSVLELAQEIAELSDKAREGRLSPEEVTGSCFTITNIGSVGATLSFPIIHLPDAAILGVHSIRKRPWVMPDGSIQARDIMFLSLSFDHRLVDGAEAALFTREVIRLLENPDLLLLEM, from the coding sequence ATGCCCAAAGAAATCCTTATGCCCGAACTGGCCGAAAGCGTGGTGGAAGGGGAGATCCTGAAGTGGCTGGTGGAGGAAGGGGACTACCTCAAGAAGGACCAGCCCTTCGTGGAGGTGATGACGGACAAGGTCACCGTGGAGCTCCCTTCCCCCTACGAGGGGGTCCTCCTGAAGAAGCTCGCCAAGGAGGGAGAGGTGGTGAAGGTCCACGCCCCCATCGCCCTCATCGCCGAGCCCGGGGAGAGGACGGCCAAGGAACCCCCTCCCGTGCAGGCGGCGGAGGAACGCTCCATCGTGGAGCCGGGCCTTCCCCCCAAGGAGGAGAAGGAGGACCTCTCCCTCTTCAAGCCGGACACCACCCAGGTGGCGGTGAAAAACCCTTTCCTTGAAAGCCAAAGGGAGGAAGCCCCCACCCCAGGCCCAAGGGGCCGGGTCCTGGCGGTGCCCGCCGCCCGCAAGCTTGCCCGGGAGCTGGGCATCCCCATTGAGGAGGTGCCGGGCTCGGGGCCCTTGGGCCGGGTGCGGGTGGAGGACGTGCGGGCCTACGCCGAAAGGCGCAAGGTCCCTGCCCCAGCCCCCCAGGAAGCGGCCCCCGGGGAAGCCCCCTCCCCCACCCCCTTCCCCCCACCCCCCCGCTACACCCCGCCCAAGGGCTACGAGCACCTGGAAGAGCGCGTGCCCCTTAGGGGGGTGCGCCGGGCCATCGCCCAGGGGCTATGGCAGAGCCACCTCTACACCGTGCGCACCCTGAACGTGGACGAGGCGGACCTCACGGAGCTGGTGGCCCTCCGGGAACGGCTTAAGCCCGAGGCGGAAGCCCAGGGGGTCAAGCTCACCTACCTCCCCTTCATCGTCAAGGCGGTGGTCCGGGCCCTGAAGAAATACCCCATGCTCAACGCCAGCCTGGACGAGGAGCGGCAGGAAATCGTCTACAAGCGCTACTACCACATCGGCCTGGCGGTGGCCACGGAGAGGGGGCTTATCGTCCCCGTGGTGCGGGACGCCGACCGGAAGAGCGTCCTGGAGCTGGCCCAGGAGATCGCCGAGCTTTCCGACAAGGCCCGGGAAGGGCGCCTAAGCCCGGAGGAGGTTACGGGCTCATGTTTTACCATCACCAACATCGGCTCCGTGGGGGCCACTTTAAGCTTCCCCATCATCCACCTGCCCGATGCCGCCATCCTGGGGGTGCACTCCATCCGCAAGCGGCCCTGGGTCATGCCGGACGGCTCCATCCAGGCGCGGGACATCATGTTCCTCTCCCTCTCCTTTGACCACCGCCTGGTGGACGGGGCCGAGGCGGCCCTCTTCACCCGGGAGGTGATCCGGCTTTTGGAAAACCCCGACCTCCTCCTTCTGGAAATGTAG
- a CDS encoding helix-turn-helix domain-containing protein, translating to MKNDLFYEVGQNLRRLRQAKGLTLSGLAAKAGVAKSLLHALEAGRANPTLATLWALAQALEVPFGELVQARPVGDEGVTVQLIERTRGRSGEPLEVYRMDLSPCSVRWAEAHERGLRERVIGLRGKARVGPPPGREVGPGEEVEFAGDEPHVYASEEGASLLVFLHYPLPPRPQGEAGSPEKASLALREVSLGVGGLALEGRWLAPGFQEGVFVRWGANRTYLFSLPLAPLPRLEAQGLLGEALALLHAPKEDLRSHGQSPSLLLRTLAWEGLLLKGEVADPAPLLVQTARSPVGSSKEEDWESRISVDLYARVELLHPGYARQPLFLAYGLQAVGLEKERFLDVGTGPGHHLLLLLELLPHLEPVAVEPSPASRQALAQLIPGVEVLPEDFTLLDSEETFPLIVCVGASHHMSTWRFLEKAYRLLRPGGLLAVADEFLRPFTTREERARNLVLHHTAYLLPFPLEETEALWALRLLALQGKSRGLRALAEEALQDLETRSDAFATFARLELQALLAGLDYEVETKTYPRRFLELAFAVGFELEHHHRLFATHGRGSWDGGTHLFLLRRPK from the coding sequence ATGAAGAACGATCTGTTCTACGAAGTGGGGCAAAACCTCCGCCGGTTGCGCCAGGCCAAGGGGCTGACCCTGTCTGGCTTGGCGGCCAAAGCCGGGGTGGCGAAATCGCTTCTTCACGCCTTGGAAGCGGGACGCGCCAACCCCACCTTGGCCACCCTTTGGGCCTTGGCCCAGGCCCTGGAGGTGCCCTTTGGTGAGTTGGTCCAAGCCCGCCCTGTAGGCGATGAGGGCGTTACGGTTCAACTTATTGAACGAACCCGAGGGCGGTCGGGTGAGCCGCTGGAGGTGTACCGTATGGACCTCTCCCCCTGTTCTGTGCGTTGGGCGGAGGCGCACGAGCGGGGGCTTCGTGAGCGGGTCATCGGCCTAAGGGGGAAGGCCAGGGTGGGACCGCCTCCAGGCAGGGAGGTGGGGCCGGGGGAAGAGGTGGAGTTCGCTGGGGATGAACCCCATGTGTACGCCAGCGAGGAGGGGGCGAGCCTTCTGGTTTTCCTGCACTACCCACTGCCTCCCCGGCCGCAAGGGGAGGCCGGTAGCCCGGAGAAGGCCTCCTTGGCCCTGCGGGAGGTGAGCCTAGGGGTGGGGGGTCTGGCCTTGGAAGGCCGCTGGCTTGCGCCGGGGTTCCAGGAAGGGGTTTTTGTTCGTTGGGGCGCAAACCGCACCTACCTCTTTAGCCTCCCTTTGGCCCCCTTACCCCGCCTCGAGGCCCAGGGGCTTTTGGGCGAGGCCTTGGCCCTCCTCCATGCCCCTAAAGAAGATCTGAGGTCCCATGGGCAAAGCCCCAGCCTCCTCCTACGCACCCTGGCTTGGGAGGGGTTGCTCCTTAAGGGGGAAGTGGCCGACCCGGCCCCCCTTCTCGTCCAAACCGCGCGGTCTCCTGTGGGCTCTTCAAAGGAAGAGGATTGGGAAAGTCGCATCTCGGTGGACCTCTACGCCCGGGTGGAACTCCTCCATCCCGGCTACGCCAGGCAGCCCCTTTTTCTGGCCTATGGGTTGCAGGCCGTGGGCCTGGAGAAGGAAAGGTTTTTGGACGTGGGCACGGGGCCTGGGCATCACCTTCTCCTGCTCTTGGAGCTGTTGCCCCATTTGGAGCCGGTGGCGGTGGAACCCAGTCCGGCCTCGAGGCAAGCCCTGGCCCAGTTGATCCCAGGCGTGGAGGTGTTGCCTGAGGATTTCACCCTTTTGGATTCGGAGGAAACCTTTCCCTTGATCGTCTGCGTGGGGGCCAGCCACCACATGTCCACGTGGCGCTTCTTAGAGAAGGCTTACCGGCTTCTGCGCCCTGGGGGCCTTTTGGCGGTGGCGGACGAGTTTTTGCGTCCCTTCACCACCCGAGAGGAGCGGGCCCGGAACCTGGTGCTTCACCACACGGCCTACCTGCTCCCCTTTCCCTTGGAGGAAACGGAGGCCCTTTGGGCTTTACGCCTGCTAGCCTTGCAAGGAAAGTCCCGAGGCCTTAGGGCCTTGGCCGAGGAGGCTCTGCAAGACCTTGAAACGCGTTCCGATGCCTTCGCTACCTTTGCGCGGCTGGAGCTCCAGGCCCTTCTGGCCGGGCTGGACTACGAGGTGGAGACCAAGACCTATCCCCGCCGTTTTTTGGAGCTGGCCTTTGCCGTGGGCTTTGAGCTGGAGCACCACCACCGTTTGTTTGCCACCCATGGCCGCGGTTCTTGGGACGGGGGCACCCACCTCTTCCTCCTGAGGAGGCCCAAATGA
- a CDS encoding thiamine pyrophosphate-dependent dehydrogenase E1 component subunit alpha, which produces MVKETRRFQPFTQEPIRLLGEKGEWLGEFPLDLGEEKLRRLYRDMLAARMLDERYTILIRTGKTSFIAPAAGHEAAQVAIAHAIRPGFDWVFPYYRDHGLALALGIPLRELFGQMLATQADPNKGRQMPEHPGSKALHYFTVASPIASHVPPAVGAAISMKLLGTGQVAVCTFGDGATSEGDWYAGINFAAVQGAPAVFIAENNFYAISVDYARQTHSPTLAEKAHAFGIPGYLVDGMDVLASYYVVKEAVERARLGEGPSLVELRVYRYGPHSSADDDSRYRPKEEVEAWRKRDPILRFQRFLEAQGLWNLAWEEDLRAEIRAELERGLKEAEEAGPVPPEWMFDDVYAEKPWHLLRQEALLKEEL; this is translated from the coding sequence ATGGTAAAGGAAACCCGCAGGTTTCAGCCCTTCACCCAAGAGCCCATAAGGCTTTTGGGGGAGAAGGGGGAATGGCTAGGGGAGTTTCCCCTAGACCTCGGCGAGGAAAAGCTCCGCCGGCTCTACCGGGACATGCTGGCGGCGAGGATGCTGGACGAGCGGTACACCATCCTCATCCGCACGGGCAAGACCAGCTTCATCGCCCCCGCCGCCGGCCACGAGGCGGCCCAGGTGGCCATCGCCCACGCCATCCGCCCCGGCTTTGACTGGGTCTTCCCCTACTACCGCGACCACGGCCTGGCCCTGGCCCTGGGCATCCCCCTAAGGGAGCTCTTCGGCCAGATGCTCGCCACCCAGGCTGACCCCAACAAGGGCCGCCAGATGCCCGAGCACCCGGGCTCCAAGGCCCTCCACTACTTCACCGTGGCGAGCCCCATCGCCTCCCACGTGCCCCCCGCCGTGGGAGCCGCCATCAGCATGAAGCTCCTGGGGACGGGCCAGGTGGCCGTCTGCACCTTTGGGGATGGGGCCACCAGCGAGGGGGACTGGTACGCCGGCATCAACTTCGCCGCCGTGCAGGGGGCGCCCGCCGTCTTCATCGCCGAGAACAACTTCTACGCCATCAGCGTGGACTACGCCCGCCAGACCCATAGCCCCACCCTGGCGGAAAAAGCCCACGCCTTCGGCATCCCCGGCTACCTGGTGGACGGGATGGACGTCCTCGCCAGCTACTACGTGGTGAAAGAGGCGGTGGAGCGGGCCCGCCTGGGGGAAGGCCCAAGCCTTGTGGAGCTTCGGGTCTATCGCTATGGCCCCCACTCCTCCGCCGACGACGATAGCCGCTACCGGCCCAAGGAAGAGGTGGAGGCCTGGCGGAAGCGGGACCCCATCCTGCGCTTCCAGCGCTTCCTCGAGGCCCAAGGCCTTTGGAACCTGGCGTGGGAGGAGGACCTGAGGGCAGAGATCCGCGCCGAGCTGGAGCGGGGCCTCAAGGAGGCGGAAGAGGCCGGCCCCGTGCCCCCCGAGTGGATGTTTGACGACGTCTACGCCGAAAAGCCCTGGCACCTCCTGCGCCAGGAAGCCCTCCTCAAGGAAGAGCTCTAG